In a single window of the Prochlorococcus marinus str. AS9601 genome:
- the gmk gene encoding guanylate kinase: MKDQKKLIILTGPSGVGKGTVVKKILCKEKNFWLSISATTREPREGEKDGENYYFLNQEKFKEMIEQNLFLEWAQFAGNYYGTPLSSVNEKIKKGFTVLLEIEVEGARQIKNKFPNSQSIFLLPPDKEELERRIRNRGTEKEEAIKKRLSRANYEISVSNEFDFALTNHDVDETAKKIIKLIKT; this comes from the coding sequence ATGAAAGATCAAAAAAAACTTATTATCCTTACTGGACCCAGCGGGGTAGGTAAAGGAACAGTTGTCAAAAAAATATTATGTAAAGAAAAAAATTTTTGGCTTTCAATATCTGCAACTACTAGAGAACCTAGAGAGGGAGAGAAGGACGGAGAAAATTATTATTTCTTAAACCAAGAAAAGTTTAAAGAAATGATTGAACAAAATCTTTTCCTTGAATGGGCTCAATTTGCTGGAAACTACTATGGAACGCCTTTGTCTTCTGTTAATGAGAAAATAAAAAAGGGATTTACCGTACTACTTGAAATTGAAGTAGAGGGTGCAAGGCAAATAAAAAATAAGTTTCCTAATTCACAGTCAATATTTTTACTTCCTCCGGATAAAGAAGAGTTAGAGAGAAGAATAAGAAATAGAGGTACCGAAAAAGAAGAGGCAATTAAAAAAAGACTCTCAAGGGCTAATTATGAGATTTCAGTATCAAATGAATTTGATTTTGCATTAACAAATCACGATGTTGATGAAACAGCAAAAAAAATAATCAAGTTAATAAAAACTTGA
- the psaJ gene encoding photosystem I reaction center subunit IX: MFKILNTKFVRSAPVVAAIWLSLTAGIIIEFNRFFPDLLFHPMS; this comes from the coding sequence ATGTTCAAAATTCTAAACACAAAATTTGTCAGATCTGCTCCAGTGGTAGCAGCAATTTGGCTAAGCCTTACAGCTGGAATAATTATTGAATTTAATAGGTTTTTCCCAGATTTATTATTCCATCCAATGAGTTGA
- a CDS encoding photosystem I PsaF protein (subunit III) produces MKFFFSIITSVFLFLGITPIALAANGPALNADRASTEYTASALTKCSENPKFIERANSATTQKDIARFERYGKASCGDDGLPHLIIGPPLEPWGALLNRGHEGDLLIPGVLFIYIAGIIGWSGREYLIESKKTKNPADLEIIIDLDLARKCLVKGAQWPLLANKQGRNGDLREKDNNITLNGPR; encoded by the coding sequence ATGAAATTCTTTTTTTCAATCATAACCTCAGTTTTTCTGTTCCTCGGAATTACTCCAATTGCTCTAGCTGCAAATGGGCCTGCCTTAAACGCAGATAGAGCTAGCACAGAATATACCGCTTCAGCCCTCACAAAATGCTCTGAAAATCCTAAATTCATTGAGAGAGCAAATTCTGCAACAACTCAAAAAGACATAGCAAGATTTGAAAGATATGGAAAAGCATCATGCGGAGATGATGGTCTTCCTCATTTAATAATTGGACCTCCTCTTGAGCCATGGGGGGCCCTTCTAAATAGAGGTCATGAAGGAGATTTACTTATTCCCGGAGTATTGTTCATTTACATTGCTGGAATTATAGGTTGGTCAGGAAGAGAGTATCTCATTGAATCAAAAAAGACTAAGAATCCAGCAGATCTTGAGATCATTATTGACCTAGACTTAGCCAGAAAATGTCTTGTAAAAGGAGCCCAATGGCCGCTTCTTGCTAATAAACAAGGTAGAAATGGAGATTTAAGAGAGAAAGATAACAATATTACACTTAATGGTCCTCGCTAA
- the tsaD gene encoding tRNA (adenosine(37)-N6)-threonylcarbamoyltransferase complex transferase subunit TsaD — protein sequence MHKVLAIETSCDETSVSIVSNIGDTFRIHSNIIASQIEDHSKWGGVVPELAARKHLELLPFVLDKALEEAKIKIEEVDYIASTVAPGLVGCLRVGSITARSLCMLHSKPFLGIHHLEGHLSSILFSENYPKKSFLTLLVSGGHTELIKVDDSRGMQRLGKSFDDAAGEAFDKVGRLLGLSYPGGPAIEKIAKNGDPMKFNLPKCKISDKKGGFLKYDFSFSGLKTAVLRLVERINLTGKTVPIPDIAASFERVVAEVLVDRTIKCAQDHSLDTVVVVGGVAANNTLRKMMISEASKKSIKVHLAPLDLCTDNAAMIGAAALFRIKFKDHFSSLKLGVAGRLSIEQADNLYEETPPF from the coding sequence ATGCATAAAGTTTTAGCTATTGAAACAAGTTGTGATGAGACATCTGTCTCAATAGTTTCTAATATTGGCGATACTTTCAGAATACATTCAAATATAATTGCCTCTCAAATTGAAGATCATTCAAAATGGGGAGGAGTTGTGCCTGAACTTGCAGCTAGAAAGCATTTAGAATTATTACCTTTTGTTTTAGATAAGGCTCTAGAAGAAGCAAAAATTAAAATTGAGGAAGTCGATTATATTGCTTCAACTGTAGCTCCTGGATTAGTTGGTTGTTTACGAGTTGGCTCTATAACTGCAAGATCACTTTGCATGTTACATTCAAAACCATTTTTGGGAATTCATCATTTGGAGGGGCATTTATCTTCAATTCTATTTTCAGAAAACTATCCAAAGAAATCTTTTCTGACATTACTTGTTAGTGGCGGGCATACTGAATTGATAAAGGTAGATGATAGTAGGGGGATGCAAAGACTTGGGAAAAGTTTTGATGATGCTGCTGGAGAAGCCTTTGATAAAGTTGGCAGACTATTAGGTCTTAGTTATCCAGGAGGACCGGCAATTGAAAAGATTGCTAAAAATGGGGACCCAATGAAATTTAATTTACCAAAATGTAAGATCTCTGATAAAAAAGGTGGATTTCTTAAATATGATTTCTCTTTTAGTGGTTTAAAAACTGCCGTATTAAGATTAGTTGAGAGAATAAACTTGACTGGGAAGACCGTTCCAATTCCAGATATTGCTGCAAGTTTTGAGAGAGTAGTGGCAGAGGTCTTGGTAGATAGAACAATAAAATGCGCACAAGATCATAGCTTGGATACTGTAGTTGTGGTTGGGGGAGTGGCTGCTAACAATACATTAAGAAAAATGATGATTAGTGAAGCTAGTAAAAAATCTATTAAAGTTCATTTAGCCCCTCTTGATCTTTGTACAGATAATGCGGCAATGATTGGAGCAGCGGCGTTGTTCAGAATCAAATTTAAGGATCATTTTAGTTCTCTTAAATTAGGTGTCGCAGGAAGACTATCAATTGAACAAGCAGATAACCTTTATGAAGAAACCCCTCCTTTCTAA
- a CDS encoding high light inducible protein yields the protein MNKQPKIEINETKNFVDKKELNLWKRGFTPQAEIWNGRMATVGIGIIFIIIALISKFS from the coding sequence ATGAACAAACAACCTAAAATCGAGATTAATGAGACAAAAAACTTCGTTGATAAAAAGGAATTGAATTTGTGGAAAAGAGGTTTTACCCCTCAAGCTGAAATATGGAATGGCAGGATGGCAACTGTTGGTATAGGAATTATTTTTATAATTATTGCTTTAATAAGCAAGTTTTCTTAA
- a CDS encoding cation:proton antiporter, giving the protein MTPERLGLLWGITVFAGACARLFSSFTGFPSVVILLLSGLLIGRSGLGLVEPLDLGQGLETIVGLLVCLVLFEGGLNLKLPEGNIRNTVLKISLVRLFISLSAGIFIAHWLAGLSWQVAGIYSAIVLATGPTVVSPLVEQIKLASPLSEVLKAEGLLLEPIGAVLALLLLELTLGDLRGINDVFIALMQRLGGGVLIGLNAGWLLSEILKKIKNEASFGIELQVTLGFIFLVYGICEYFLPESGLPASVASGFIVGKREVIDKERLDNLIGELAQLAITVLFPLLAADVSWGELSPLGWGGFVCVFMLMVIVRPISIWIATMGRDLNLKEKIFLAWLAPRGIVTAAVASLFSIRLEQAGILGAGRLQGLVFLTILMTVGIQGLSAKPLVNRLKLGQKNNFD; this is encoded by the coding sequence ATGACGCCTGAAAGGCTTGGATTACTTTGGGGGATAACTGTATTTGCAGGCGCTTGCGCTCGATTATTTTCTTCTTTTACAGGATTCCCAAGTGTTGTTATTTTATTGCTTTCTGGATTATTAATTGGAAGATCAGGACTGGGACTTGTTGAGCCTTTAGATCTCGGGCAAGGGCTTGAAACTATTGTGGGGCTTTTGGTCTGTTTGGTTCTTTTTGAAGGGGGATTAAATTTAAAACTTCCTGAGGGGAATATAAGAAATACTGTTTTAAAAATTTCATTGGTAAGACTTTTTATTTCATTATCAGCTGGAATTTTCATTGCTCATTGGCTGGCTGGCCTCTCATGGCAAGTCGCAGGAATATATAGTGCCATAGTTCTAGCTACTGGACCAACAGTTGTCTCTCCATTAGTGGAACAAATAAAATTAGCTTCCCCACTCTCGGAAGTTTTAAAAGCTGAGGGGTTGCTGCTTGAACCAATTGGTGCAGTACTAGCATTACTGCTTTTAGAATTGACTTTAGGGGATCTTCGTGGGATTAACGATGTATTTATAGCATTAATGCAAAGATTAGGAGGAGGAGTTTTAATCGGATTAAATGCAGGATGGTTATTATCAGAAATTTTAAAAAAAATAAAAAATGAAGCCTCATTTGGTATAGAGCTTCAAGTTACCCTTGGATTTATTTTTCTTGTGTATGGAATTTGTGAATATTTTTTACCAGAATCAGGCTTGCCGGCTTCAGTCGCGTCAGGTTTTATTGTAGGCAAAAGAGAAGTTATAGATAAGGAGAGATTGGATAATCTAATAGGTGAATTAGCTCAATTAGCAATAACAGTTCTTTTCCCTCTTTTGGCTGCTGACGTTTCTTGGGGTGAATTAAGTCCGCTAGGGTGGGGAGGGTTTGTTTGCGTTTTTATGTTGATGGTAATTGTTCGCCCTATCTCTATCTGGATAGCAACAATGGGGAGAGACTTGAACTTAAAAGAAAAAATATTTTTAGCCTGGTTAGCCCCAAGAGGTATTGTTACTGCAGCTGTAGCTTCTCTTTTTTCTATCAGATTAGAGCAGGCTGGTATCCTTGGGGCTGGCCGTCTTCAAGGTTTAGTTTTTCTTACTATTTTGATGACGGTAGGAATACAAGGACTTTCAGCTAAACCTTTGGTGAATAGACTTAAATTAGGCCAAAAAAATAATTTTGATTGA
- the gltX gene encoding glutamate--tRNA ligase, with translation MEKRLRLAPSPTGLFHIGTARTALFNWLYAQKIGGKFLIRIEDTDFLRSKSEYTKNILQGLKWLGLKWDEEPIKQSDRISIHKSHIKKLLECGAAYRCFTSEDEISELREEQKKKGLPPKHDNRHRSLSKEEIETFISQGRTSVIRFKIDEKIVIKWIDQIRGEIKWQGKDLGGDLVLSRRAKGYEIGDPLYNLAVVVDDNFMNITHVVRGEDHISNTAKQILIYNALNFNLPTFSHTPLILNSEGKKLSKRDCVTSIDEFREMGYLPEALSNYMAFLGWSPKTADREILSLEEISEIFDLSEINKAGAKFSWEKLNWINSQYIKNMESIKLVEIMRTYWDENGWEPPSQEWANKLAILIRDSMTLLKDSIDQSKPFFLIPTIQKEGQDFLENRESKLSLKLILNYLIEKNTIKLNKEKAKEIINEISKKHNIKKGILMKSLRVAFFGSLIGPDLIQSWELFAESKTDRTRIERCL, from the coding sequence TTGGAAAAACGTTTAAGACTAGCCCCGAGTCCAACGGGTTTATTTCATATTGGGACAGCGCGAACAGCACTATTCAATTGGTTGTATGCACAAAAAATAGGTGGAAAATTTCTTATCAGAATAGAAGATACAGATTTTCTTCGATCTAAATCTGAATATACAAAAAATATATTACAGGGCTTGAAATGGCTTGGACTTAAATGGGATGAAGAACCTATAAAGCAAAGTGACAGAATTTCGATTCACAAAAGTCATATCAAAAAACTATTAGAATGTGGAGCTGCATATAGGTGCTTTACATCAGAAGATGAAATATCTGAATTAAGAGAAGAACAAAAAAAGAAAGGATTACCTCCAAAGCATGATAATAGACACAGAAGTCTTTCAAAAGAAGAAATAGAAACATTCATATCCCAAGGGCGGACTTCAGTAATAAGATTCAAGATTGATGAAAAAATTGTTATTAAATGGATAGATCAGATAAGAGGCGAAATCAAATGGCAGGGGAAGGATTTGGGCGGTGATTTAGTTTTATCAAGAAGGGCCAAGGGATATGAGATTGGCGATCCTTTGTATAATCTTGCAGTTGTAGTTGATGATAATTTCATGAATATTACTCACGTCGTAAGGGGTGAAGACCATATCTCGAACACTGCAAAACAAATATTGATTTATAACGCATTAAATTTTAATTTGCCAACTTTTTCGCATACACCCTTAATACTAAATAGCGAAGGGAAAAAATTATCGAAGAGAGATTGCGTTACTTCAATCGATGAATTTAGAGAAATGGGATATTTACCTGAGGCCCTATCGAACTATATGGCATTTTTAGGTTGGTCTCCAAAAACTGCCGACAGAGAAATACTTTCACTTGAAGAGATATCTGAAATTTTTGACTTATCAGAAATAAATAAAGCTGGAGCCAAATTTAGTTGGGAAAAACTCAACTGGATTAATTCTCAATACATAAAAAATATGGAATCAATAAAGTTAGTTGAGATCATGAGAACTTACTGGGATGAAAATGGTTGGGAACCGCCATCTCAAGAATGGGCTAATAAGTTAGCAATTTTGATTAGAGACTCTATGACTCTTTTAAAAGATTCAATTGATCAATCTAAACCATTTTTCTTAATACCTACAATTCAAAAAGAAGGTCAAGATTTTCTGGAAAATCGGGAAAGCAAATTATCTTTAAAACTAATCTTAAATTATTTAATTGAGAAAAATACTATAAAACTAAATAAAGAGAAAGCCAAAGAAATAATAAACGAAATCTCAAAAAAGCATAATATTAAAAAAGGGATATTAATGAAATCATTAAGAGTAGCCTTTTTTGGATCTCTCATTGGGCCAGATTTAATTCAAAGTTGGGAGCTTTTCGCAGAGAGTAAAACTGATAGAACTCGAATTGAAAGATGTCTTTAA
- the rplS gene encoding 50S ribosomal protein L19, giving the protein MTKMAKEKQEKDLETGIKAEASVDVAVEQKEKNTVSETKQTLSASNLIREFENEQLKKELPEIYVGDTVKVGVKITEGNKERVQPYEGVVIAKRHGGINQTITVRRIFQGIGVERVFMLHSPQVASLKVERRGKVRRAKLFYLRDRVGKATRVKQRFDR; this is encoded by the coding sequence ATGACCAAAATGGCCAAAGAGAAACAAGAGAAGGATTTAGAAACCGGTATTAAAGCTGAGGCATCAGTTGATGTAGCAGTTGAACAAAAAGAAAAAAATACGGTTTCTGAGACTAAGCAAACCTTAAGCGCATCCAATCTTATTAGGGAATTTGAGAACGAACAATTAAAAAAAGAATTACCAGAAATTTATGTTGGTGACACTGTTAAAGTTGGAGTGAAAATTACAGAAGGTAATAAAGAAAGAGTCCAACCTTATGAAGGCGTTGTCATAGCAAAAAGACATGGAGGAATTAACCAGACTATTACAGTTAGAAGAATTTTTCAGGGTATAGGCGTTGAAAGAGTATTTATGCTACATAGTCCACAGGTTGCCTCTCTAAAAGTTGAACGTAGAGGTAAAGTAAGAAGAGCTAAGTTATTCTATCTGAGAGATAGAGTAGGAAAAGCTACTCGCGTTAAACAACGCTTTGATCGATAA
- a CDS encoding PepSY domain-containing protein, translating into MKTLFNSRQFHKALAPWIFLPLFISSITGLLYRVSKDLLGYSKEQVHWLMSLHEGEWLGDNGELIYVIFNSLGVLWMLVTGFQMFSKTISFTKKVTKGETKG; encoded by the coding sequence ATGAAAACTTTATTTAATTCTAGGCAATTTCATAAGGCTTTGGCGCCCTGGATTTTTCTTCCATTATTTATATCTTCAATTACTGGTCTTCTATATAGGGTTTCAAAAGATTTACTGGGTTACTCTAAAGAACAAGTTCATTGGTTAATGTCTCTCCATGAGGGCGAATGGCTTGGAGATAATGGAGAACTTATATACGTAATATTTAATTCCCTTGGAGTTTTATGGATGCTCGTCACAGGATTCCAAATGTTTTCAAAAACAATTTCATTTACCAAAAAGGTTACTAAAGGCGAGACAAAAGGTTAA
- the map gene encoding type I methionyl aminopeptidase, giving the protein MRHFADLLLNKNNSKANDQVPFIQRRRGIEIKSSREINLMKKSSRIVATVLREINDLIKPGMSTKDLDDFAEKRIKSFGAVPSFKGYHGFPSSICSSINNEVVHGIPSKNKIIKNGDLVKIDTGAYLDGFHGDSCISICVGEVSPKAQKLSDVAFKALYAGLSKIKAGNTLLDVAGEIEDVVVKNGFSVVEDYTGHGVGRNLHEEPSVFNFRTKELPNVVLREGMTLAVEPIVNEGTKFCKTLNDRWTVITKDGKLSAQWEHTIVVLKDGIEILTDRDF; this is encoded by the coding sequence ATGAGACATTTTGCAGATCTTTTGTTAAATAAAAATAATTCCAAAGCTAATGATCAAGTTCCTTTTATTCAGAGGAGAAGAGGAATCGAGATAAAGTCTTCACGGGAAATAAATTTGATGAAAAAATCTAGCAGAATTGTAGCTACCGTTTTGAGAGAAATTAATGACTTAATTAAACCTGGAATGAGTACAAAAGATTTAGATGATTTCGCGGAAAAGAGGATAAAAAGTTTTGGAGCTGTGCCAAGTTTCAAGGGCTACCATGGATTCCCTTCTAGTATTTGTTCTAGTATTAATAATGAGGTTGTCCACGGTATTCCAAGTAAAAATAAAATAATTAAAAATGGTGACTTGGTTAAAATTGATACAGGGGCATATTTAGATGGTTTCCATGGAGATAGTTGTATATCAATTTGTGTAGGAGAAGTTAGTCCAAAGGCTCAAAAACTTAGTGATGTAGCTTTTAAAGCATTGTATGCGGGCCTTTCGAAAATCAAAGCCGGGAATACACTTCTTGATGTGGCTGGGGAAATCGAAGACGTTGTCGTAAAAAATGGCTTTAGTGTTGTAGAAGACTACACAGGTCATGGAGTTGGACGAAATCTTCATGAAGAACCATCGGTATTTAATTTTCGGACCAAAGAATTGCCTAACGTCGTCCTTCGCGAAGGAATGACATTAGCGGTGGAACCTATTGTTAATGAAGGGACTAAATTTTGCAAAACACTAAATGATAGATGGACCGTAATAACAAAAGATGGAAAACTATCTGCCCAATGGGAGCATACAATAGTTGTTTTAAAAGATGGTATTGAAATATTGACAGATCGAGATTTCTAG
- a CDS encoding SDR family oxidoreductase gives MINLTKNEKTIGITGASGALGKELTKLFRQKGYKVIGFTHSKTNYEINLESPNEWITWECGKESSLKKQLEHIDILILNHGIYDLSRENSNYENSIEINALSKFKFLNLFEDIALSNDSQTKKEIWINTSEAEILPALNPSYEISKSLIGQLVSFKKNLLDKNTKKKLIIKKIILGPFKSELNPLGIMSPKFVSKKIYDLANSKNYLVIISPNPLTYVLFPLKEFFNYLYCQIIYKYKS, from the coding sequence ATGATAAATCTAACCAAAAACGAAAAAACCATAGGGATTACTGGAGCCTCAGGTGCGCTAGGGAAAGAATTAACAAAGTTGTTTCGTCAAAAAGGATATAAAGTGATTGGATTTACTCATAGTAAAACTAATTATGAAATAAATCTTGAATCTCCAAATGAATGGATTACATGGGAATGTGGGAAGGAGTCGTCATTAAAAAAACAATTAGAGCATATAGACATTTTGATTTTGAACCATGGTATCTATGATTTGAGTAGAGAAAATTCTAATTATGAAAACTCAATTGAGATAAATGCACTAAGCAAATTCAAATTTTTAAATTTATTTGAAGATATTGCTCTAAGCAATGATTCACAAACAAAAAAAGAGATTTGGATAAATACATCTGAAGCAGAAATATTACCCGCCCTAAATCCATCATATGAGATTAGTAAATCCCTTATCGGTCAATTAGTTTCTTTCAAAAAAAATCTACTGGATAAAAATACAAAGAAAAAATTAATAATTAAAAAAATCATCTTAGGGCCTTTTAAATCAGAATTAAATCCTCTCGGAATAATGAGTCCCAAATTTGTTTCTAAAAAAATTTATGATCTAGCCAATTCAAAAAATTATTTAGTAATAATTAGTCCAAACCCTTTAACATATGTACTTTTCCCATTGAAAGAATTTTTTAATTATTTATATTGCCAAATTATCTATAAATATAAATCTTAG
- a CDS encoding phosphotransacetylase family protein, with translation MSDILLIGSCEPFSGKSAMVLGIAKKLLQKKKKVRIGKPLATCIELTNLPSMSYEGLIDDDVKFIGSTLNIEEENLISSVGLLDNISAEKRIFNKDLLPGKGFDQIQELVNDDFEGLNILEAAGSLHEGMIYGLSLPQLAKDLDAKVLIVNLWEDCKSVDSLLDAKKQLGDKLAGVVLNGVLPQELEKVKNEIIPSLKDLDIEVFGVMPKSPLLRSVTVGELVRRLDAQVICCPEKDQLLVETLSIGAMGVNSAMEFFRRRRNMAVVTGADRTDIQLAALEASTQCLILTGLGDPLSQLIHRAEELEVPILKVELDTLSSVEIIEQAFGHVRIHESIKASYAIQLVQEHVNLKRILEKIDFPCNFSDKC, from the coding sequence ATGAGCGATATATTATTAATCGGCTCATGTGAGCCATTTAGTGGTAAGTCTGCAATGGTTCTTGGGATAGCAAAAAAACTTTTACAGAAGAAAAAAAAAGTACGCATTGGAAAACCTTTAGCAACGTGTATTGAACTTACAAATCTTCCCTCAATGTCTTATGAAGGATTAATAGATGATGATGTTAAGTTTATTGGATCAACGCTTAATATCGAAGAGGAGAATTTAATTTCTTCAGTAGGGTTATTGGATAATATCTCAGCTGAAAAAAGAATCTTCAATAAAGACTTACTCCCAGGAAAAGGTTTTGATCAGATTCAAGAATTGGTTAATGATGATTTTGAAGGTCTTAATATTTTAGAGGCAGCCGGAAGTCTTCATGAGGGTATGATTTATGGATTAAGTCTCCCACAACTAGCTAAGGATTTAGATGCGAAAGTTTTAATTGTAAATTTATGGGAAGATTGTAAAAGTGTGGATTCATTACTTGATGCGAAAAAACAATTAGGTGATAAATTGGCTGGAGTTGTATTAAATGGAGTTTTGCCGCAAGAACTCGAAAAAGTAAAAAATGAAATAATACCCTCTCTTAAAGATCTGGATATTGAGGTGTTTGGAGTGATGCCTAAATCCCCACTTCTTAGAAGTGTCACCGTAGGCGAGCTTGTAAGAAGACTAGATGCCCAAGTAATTTGTTGCCCTGAAAAAGATCAATTGCTTGTTGAAACATTAAGCATTGGTGCAATGGGGGTAAATTCTGCAATGGAATTTTTCAGGAGAAGACGAAATATGGCTGTAGTTACTGGAGCTGATAGAACTGATATCCAACTTGCTGCTTTGGAGGCTTCAACTCAATGCCTTATTTTAACTGGTTTAGGAGATCCTTTGTCACAATTGATTCATAGAGCGGAGGAATTGGAGGTGCCAATTTTAAAGGTGGAATTAGATACTCTTTCCTCTGTGGAAATTATTGAACAAGCTTTTGGTCATGTCAGAATACATGAATCAATTAAAGCTTCTTATGCTATTCAATTAGTTCAAGAGCATGTAAATCTAAAAAGAATTCTCGAAAAGATAGATTTTCCCTGCAATTTTTCAGATAAATGCTAA
- a CDS encoding YajQ family cyclic di-GMP-binding protein: MAESFSFDVVSDFDRQELVNTLDQVKREISQRYDLKGTDTSVELDKENIFIITNSELTLNAVNDIIRQKAIKRNLSLKIFDYGETEMVSGNRIKQTILLKQGIKQEIAKKISKNIRDQIKKINVSINGETLRVASKSKNDLQLAIKLVSELEESLNIPLKANNFR; encoded by the coding sequence ATGGCAGAAAGTTTTTCATTTGATGTAGTTTCTGATTTTGATAGACAAGAATTAGTCAATACTTTGGATCAAGTTAAAAGGGAAATTTCTCAGCGTTACGATTTGAAGGGTACGGATACTTCGGTTGAATTAGATAAAGAAAATATCTTTATAATCACCAATAGCGAACTAACCTTAAATGCTGTAAATGACATAATTAGACAAAAGGCAATAAAAAGAAACTTATCTTTGAAAATATTTGACTACGGTGAAACTGAAATGGTTAGCGGTAATAGAATCAAACAGACAATTTTATTAAAACAAGGAATTAAACAAGAAATTGCAAAGAAAATTAGTAAAAATATAAGAGATCAAATAAAAAAAATTAATGTCAGTATCAATGGAGAAACTCTCAGAGTAGCTAGTAAGAGCAAAAATGATCTTCAATTAGCAATTAAGCTTGTTAGTGAGTTGGAAGAGTCTTTGAACATTCCTCTAAAAGCTAATAACTTTAGATAA
- a CDS encoding prohibitin family protein: protein MSTSFKNVTPTGPGGTATLLIVLSFTGFLLLTQSLFVVPSGQVAVVTTLGKVSGPSRRAGLNFKLPFIQSVYPFDIKTQVQPEKFETLTKDLQVIRATATVKYSVKPNEAGRIFATIASRNSDVYQKIVQPSLLKALKSVFSQYELETIATEFAVISEKVGDTVAQELNSFDYVDVKSLDLTGLEIAEEYRAAIEQKQIAGQQLLRAKTEVEIAEQEALRYETLNRSLDDQVLFKLFLDKWDGSTQVVPGLPGSEGGSPPVIVGGRR, encoded by the coding sequence ATGTCAACATCCTTTAAAAATGTCACACCAACAGGTCCTGGTGGGACAGCAACTCTTTTGATTGTATTGTCTTTTACTGGCTTTCTTTTACTTACCCAATCTCTTTTTGTTGTGCCTTCAGGACAAGTTGCAGTTGTTACAACATTAGGGAAAGTAAGTGGACCCTCTAGGAGAGCTGGTTTAAACTTTAAACTTCCATTTATTCAGTCTGTATATCCATTTGATATAAAAACTCAAGTTCAACCTGAAAAATTTGAAACTTTAACTAAAGATCTTCAAGTTATTAGAGCTACCGCTACTGTTAAGTACTCAGTAAAACCTAACGAAGCAGGAAGGATTTTCGCTACTATTGCAAGCAGAAATAGCGATGTTTATCAAAAAATTGTTCAGCCATCTTTGCTAAAAGCTCTTAAATCAGTTTTTTCTCAATATGAGCTAGAAACAATTGCTACTGAATTCGCAGTGATTTCTGAGAAAGTAGGAGATACTGTTGCACAAGAACTTAATTCATTCGATTACGTAGATGTTAAAAGTTTAGATCTAACTGGATTAGAGATCGCTGAAGAATATAGAGCTGCTATTGAACAAAAGCAAATAGCTGGTCAGCAATTACTCAGAGCAAAGACAGAAGTTGAAATTGCAGAACAAGAAGCACTTAGATATGAAACATTAAATAGAAGTCTCGACGATCAGGTACTTTTCAAATTATTTCTCGACAAATGGGATGGTAGTACACAAGTTGTTCCTGGATTGCCAGGTTCAGAAGGAGGTTCTCCTCCAGTAATAGTTGGTGGTAGAAGATAA